One Corvus moneduloides isolate bCorMon1 chromosome 24, bCorMon1.pri, whole genome shotgun sequence DNA segment encodes these proteins:
- the MYOG gene encoding myogenin, which yields MAPSSWRGEREQPSPSRAHVPEPPMELFETNPYFFPEQRFYDGENFLGSRLQAYEPAAFPERAEAALCAEGRVALEDKEALAEHCPGQCLPWACKVCKRKSVSMDRRRAATLREKRRLKKVNEAFEALKRSTLLNPNQRLPKVEILRSAIQYIERLQSLLSSLNQQERDQRDLRFRPAAAPPAAASECGSGSSSCSPEWSSQLEFGTNPADHLLADEAAEERNLHSLSSIVESIAVEDVAVTFPEERGQN from the exons ATGGCACCAAGCAGTTGGCGCGGGGAGAGGGAGCAGCCGTCCCCGAGCCGCGCGCACGTCCCCGAGCCGCCCATGGAGCTCTTCGAGACCAACCCGTACTTCTTCCCGGAGCAGAGGTTTTACGATGGGGAAAACTTTCTGGGCTCCCGCTTGCAGGCCTACGAGCCCGCGGCGTTCCCCGAGCGCGCCGAGGCGGCCCTGTGCGCCGAGGGCAGGGTGGCTCTGGAGGACAAGGAGGCGCTGGCCGAGCACTGCCCCGGCCAGTGCCTGCCCTGGGCCTGCAAGGTGTGCAAGAGGAAATCGGTGTCCATGGACCGGCGGCGCGCGGCCACGCTGCGGGAGAAGCGGCGCCTCAAGAAGGTGAACGAGGCGTTCGAGGCTCTGAAGCGCAGCACCCTACTGAACCCCAACCAGCGGCTGCCCAAGGTGGAGATCCTGCGCAGCGCCATCCAGTACATCGAGCGGCTGCAGAGCCTGCTCAGCTCCCTCAACCAGCAGGAGCGGGACCAGCGGGACCTGCGATTCCggcccgccgcggccccgcccgcc gcagccagcGAGTGCGGGTccggcagctcctcctgcagccccgaGTGGAGCAGCCAGCTGGAGTTCGGCACCAACCCTGCAG ATCACCTCCTGGCCGACGAGGCAGCCGAGGAGCGCAACCTGCACTCGCTGTCTTCCATCGTGGAGAGCATTGCCGTGGAGGACGTGGCCGTGACGTTCCCGGAGGAGCGGGGTCAAAACTGA